In Debaryomyces hansenii CBS767 chromosome A complete sequence, a genomic segment contains:
- a CDS encoding DEHA2D13200p (some similarities with CA1769|IPF7581 Candida albicans IPF7581) produces the protein MTLKDTINGVVKPNVYDEGNKTGSLISEDVAGKSVRAAMPKSRSRIENVQSNDLNIEISQRDIDKAAKKYHKEMKVRRRQQNGGNEAAQLQHGFSSVLTQVLFSEIQEQQQEVKQEVQQEMRPRSRSRSHSKNPKHRRSQMANNEHGHRRERPQERENQAAQESSLRRSKHSKQHPEGFVGCSEDYESSSRQSFRTQESLQEASHIRLGNPMQVRSQDEQAQVANDELSHKTRRHQKHAIRQHTSLENAESSLESEENGSRQRRHKHTRQHQKCLETSPGASSNQRNHRQVSDPQGEPPWSSEIVSVTRTRHNRQRRPQADQTQIWEEIPETSSIQRRQRHLAQQHGPPGSPARSHATDSESRLKQIVQQSSQVPDEPHFASHQGTDSGPIQTHLRSPILNDVINEESRASQRKPRSHNSPRILHPCDRHPSSDDTPQSTPSQEDRPPSDEYYAGNEAEIPPYHATLHKYLDLISYDPRVVPCLRVNRSLIRSNDKLTESIFQFSKFNLFPESIDPWEISHIDDQHYDDLIPDLIPLETDSSDVSPNIPYESHYSHHNNMVPQIISDDDYEYALYLSTLENNVHNYATGIGSIVRG, from the coding sequence ATGACGCTTAAAGATACAATAAATGGTGTGGTGAAGCCTAATGTATATGATGAAGGCAACAAGACCGGGCTGTTAATTTCCGAGGATGTTGCTGGAAAATCCGTACGGGCGGCAATGCCCAAGAGTAGATCTCGCATCGAGAATGTACAAAGTAATGATTTGAACATCGAAATAAGCCAAAGAGATATTGATAAGGCAGCAAAGAAGTATCATAAAGAGATGAAAGTTCGCCGGAGACAGCAAAATGGGGGGAATGAAGCTGCACAGCTACAACATGGGTTTCTGTCTGTCTTGACGCAGGTTCTTTTCAGTGAGATTCAGGAACAGCAGCAAGAAGTAAAGCAAGAAGTACAGCAAGAAATGCGTCCTAGATCTCGACTGCGGTCTCACCTGAAAAATCCGAAACATAGGCGGTCTCAAATGGCCAATAATGAGCATGGACATCGTAGAGAGAGGCCCCAAGAAAGAGAGAACCAGGCTGCACAAGAGTCTTCTTTGAGACGTCTGAAACATCTGAAACAACATCCAGAAGGGTTTGTAGGGTGTCTGGAGGACTATGAGTCGCTGAGTCGCCAGTCATTTCGTACTCAGGAGCTGTTACAAGAGGCATCACATATACGGCTCGGAAATCCGATGCAAGTGAGGCTGCAAGATGAACAAGCTCAAGTTgctaatgatgaattatctCACAAAACTCGAAGACATCAAAAACATGCCATACGGCAGCATACCTCGCTCGAGAATGCAGAACTGTCGTTGGAGTCTGAAGAAAACGGTTCAAGACAAAGGCGTCATAAACACACGAGACAACACCAAAAATGCCTCGAAACTTCTCCAGGTGCAAGTTCGAATCAACGCAACCATAGACAGGTCCTGGATCCACAAGGAGAACCGCCATGGTCATCGGAAATAGTTTCAGTGACACGTACAAGACATAATCGACAAAGACGCCCACAAGCAGATCAAACACAAATTTGGGAAGAAATTCCAGAAACATCTTCAATACAAAGACGTCAACGTCATCTTGCACAGCAACATGGTCCGCCAGGGAGTCCGGCCAGATCACACGCAACAGATTCAGAATCCCGTTTGAAACAAATTGTGCAACAACTGAGTCAAGTTCCAGATGAACCACACTTTGCTTCGCATCAAGGAACAGACTCGGGGCCAATACAAACACATCTAAGAAGTCCTATATTAAATGATGTCATAAACGAAGAGCTGCGGGCCAGTCAACGAAAACCTCGAAGTCACAATTCACCCAGAATATTACATCCGTGCGATAGGCATCCTTCGAGCGATGATACACCCCAAAGTACCCCAAGTCAAGAAGATCGCCCTCCCTCAGACGAATATTACGCTGGTAACGAAGCTGAAATACCCCCTTACCATGCTACACTCCacaaatatttggatttgataTCCTACGATCCTCGAGTGGTACCATGTTTAAGGGTTAACAGATCCCTAATCAGAAGTAACGACAAACTAACAGAGTCCATCTTCCAATTTCTGAAGTTCAATTTATTTCCAGAATCGATTGATCCTTGGGAAATATCCCATATTGATGATCAACATTACGATGACTTAATTCCTGATTTAATTCCGCTAGAAACAGACAGCAGCGATGTTCTGCCAAATATACCTTACGAATCTCATTACAGTCATCATAACAATATGGTGCCGCAAATAATTAGCGATGATGACTACGAATATGcgttatatttatcaacgCTTGAAAATAATGTACATAATTACGCCACGGGTATAGGTTCCATCGTTAGAGGTTAA
- a CDS encoding DEHA2D13222p (highly similar to uniprot|Q12122 Saccharomyces cerevisiae YDL131W LYS21 Homocitrate synthase isozyme or uniprot|P48570 Saccharomyces cerevisiae YDL182W LYS20 Homocitrate synthase isozyme) has product MSAPEGFKKVSEDAHKSNQEINSNPYGPNPADFLSNVSNFQLIESTLREGEQFANAFFSTEKKIEIAKALDEFGVDYIELTSPVASEQSRKDCEAICKLGLKAKILTHIRCHMDDARVAVETGVDGVDVVIGTSQFLRQFSHGKDMNYIAESAVEVIEFVKSKGIEIRFSSEDSFRSDLVDLLNIYKTVDKIGVNRVGIADTVGCANPRQVYELVRTLRSVVHCDIECHFHNDTGCAIANAYTALEGGARLIDVSVLGIGERNGITPLGGLMARMVAADRDYVLSKYKLHKLRDLENLVAEAVQVNIPFNNPITGFCAFTHKAGIHAKAILANPSTYEILSPADFGLTRYIHFANRLTGWNAIKSRVDQLNLQLSDEQCKEVTNKIKKLGDVRQLTIDDVDSIIKDFHADVATPHVRPTEPVPHVIEGLEESDVKRSKN; this is encoded by the coding sequence ATGTCGGCTCCTGAAGGCTTTAAAAAGGTCAGTGAAGACGCAcataaatcaaatcaagaaatcaattctaATCCATACGGGCCAAACCCAGCAGACTTCTTATCCAATGTTTCAAACTTTCAATTAATCGAATCTACGTTAAGAGAAGGTGAGCAGTTCGCAAATGCCTTCTTTTCAACTGAGAAAAAGATTGAGATCGCTAAGGCTTTAGATGAATTTGGTGTCgattatattgaattgaCATCACCAGTTGCTTCTGAACAGAGTAGAAAGGACTGTGAAGCCATTTGTAAATTAGGTTTAAAGGCCAAGATCTTAACACACATTAGATGTCATATGGATGACGCAAGAGTTGCAGTCGAGACTGGTGTTGATGGTGTCGATGTTGTCATCGGTACATCTCAATTCTTGAGACAATTTTCTCACGGTAAGGATATGAACTACATTGCGGAATCTGCCGttgaagttattgaattcgTTAAATCCAAGGGTATAGAAATCAGGTTCTCGTCTGAAGATTCCTTTAGATCTGACTTggttgatttattgaatatctaCAAGACAGTCGATAAGATTGGTGTCAATAGAGTGGGTATTGCCGACACTGTGGGTTGTGCTAATCCAAGACAAGTCTACGAATTAGTTAGAACTTTAAGATCTGTTGTTCATTGTGATATTGAATGTCATTTCCATAACGATACTGGTTGTGCCATTGCCAATGCCTACACTGCTTTGGAAGGTGGTGCTAGACTCATAGATGTATCAGTTCTTGGTATCGGTGAAAGAAACGGTATTACTCCTTTGGGTGGCTTGATGGCCAGAATGGTTGCTGCTGACAGAGATTATGTTTTAtccaaatataaattgCATAAATTAAGAGACTTGGAAAACTTGGTTGCTGAAGCGGTTCAGGTTAATATTCCATTCAATAATCCTATTACTGGATTCTGTGCATTCACCCATAAAGCTGGTATTCATGCTAAAGCTATTTTGGCTAATCCTTCGACATACGAAATTTTAAGTCCTGCAGATTTTGGGTTGACTAGATACATTCATTTCGCCAACAGATTAACTGGTTGGAATGCTATCAAGTCAAGAGTTGATCAATTAAACTTACAATTATCTGATGAGCAATGTAAGGAAGTCACCAACAAGATTAAGAAATTGGGTGATGTTAGACAGTTGACCATTGATGACGTCGATTCCATTATCAAAGATTTCCATGCTGATGTTGCTACTCCTCATGTGAGACCAACGGAACCTGTTCCCCATGTGATTGAAGGCTTGGAAGAATCGGATGTTAAGAGATCTAAAAATTAA
- a CDS encoding DEHA2D13244p (similar to uniprot|Q02895 Saccharomyces cerevisiae YPL088w): MEFINLGESGLKISKVIVGCMSYGDKKWADWVLEDEEKVFGILKKCYDNGLRTFDTADVYSNGKSEELLGKFIKKYNIPRERIVILTKLYFPVDETTPGFKLSNYKSFPESDYINSQGLSRKHIFDAANASVKRLGTYIDVLQIHRLDKQTPKAEIMKSLNDVVLQGLTRYIGASSMKATEFAQLQFIAEKNGWFKFISMQNYYNLLYREEEREMIPFCNESEFGKVGLIPWSPNARGLLARPVNIQSQFNRNPTSDKTFKALGLDVLSENDKEIVTRVEKIAKKRGVSMSVVSSAWVLSKGCAPIVGINSEERIDDTIEAVKLKLTEQEINYLEEPYVAKMPLAA, from the coding sequence ATGGAGTTTATAAATTTAGGTGAATCAGGACTCAAGATTTCTAAGGTGATTGTCGGATGTATGTCCTACGGTGATAAAAAGTGGGCTGATTGGGTCcttgaagatgaagaaaaggtATTTGGTATCTTAAAAAAGTGTTATGATAATGGCTTAAGAACATTTGATACTGCTGATGTTTATTCCAACGGTAAATCAGAAGAGCTTCTTGGTAAGTTTATCAAGAAGTATAATATTCCAAGAGAACGGATCGTGATATTGACAAAATTGTATTTCCCAGTGGATGAAACTACCCCCGGTTTCAAATTGTCAAATTATAAGTCATTTCCAGAAAGTGACTATATTAATCTGCAGGGGTTATCTAGAAAGCACATATTCGATGCAGCCAATGCTTCTGTGAAAAGATTAGGTACATATATCGATGTGTTGCAGATTCATAGATTGGACAAGCAAACACCAAAAGCTGAAATTATGAAGTCATTAAATGATGTGGTTTTACAAGGACTTACGAGGTATATTGGTGCTTCAAGCATGAAGGCCACAGAATTCGCCCAATTGCAATTTATCGCTGAAAAAAATGGATGGTTCAAGTTCATCAGTATGcaaaattattacaatttgCTTTATCGTGAGGAAGAAAGAGAGATGATTCCTTTCTGTAATGAATCTGAATTTGGAAAGGTAGGCTTAATTCCATGGTCGCCTAATGCAAGAGGCCTCTTAGCAAGACCCGTGAATATCCAATCTCAATTTAATAGAAATCCAACATCTGACAAAACCTTTAAGGCCTTGGGATTGGATGTCTTGTCTGAAAATGATAAGGAAATTGTGACGAGGGTTGAAAAAATAGCAAAAAAACGTGGCGTTAGTATGTCAGTGGTTTCTTCGGCCTGGGTATTAAGCAAAGGTTGTGCTCCAATTGTTGGTATTAATTCggaagaaagaattgacGACACTATTGAGGCAGTTAAGTTGAAACTTACTGAACAagagataaattatttagaaGAGCCATATGTTGCAAAAATGCCCCTAGCAGCttaa